Proteins encoded within one genomic window of Psilocybe cubensis strain MGC-MH-2018 chromosome 2, whole genome shotgun sequence:
- a CDS encoding hypothetical protein (Uncharacterized protein C3H7.13), translating into MPSTPFSSVQHNTHPGLTSTSTLTSTAPSMSSSGLPPSNALFPALYLYPLNNTWAPKRVALTNMHTKIGRQTSSKTAPGERNGFFDSKVLSRQHAEVWEEGGKIYIKDVKSSNGTFINGERLSSEGHKSEPFELKSDDIVELGVDIVGEDNKTIIHHKSSLATHHDRVRQLEGALEAQEGLRREVVVLRELVMRGASSSGTSGAGSSDLREVRLEEGSHKEAMGEGHRTCDDDDKGGEGHEDDNEEEEDDDDDARSVSTIIPHKLESVEEEGEEAVARTECGEDGDGEPDHEARDAQHGVEDKDHSVSEIVDSSSLDQEHEHEQSDEHGSEDEAEAEKRKQEDLKVGKPRSSGASGSKDEEDRESGDKKAMPAQKLEGQKGVGLVDDPMRMLATPEPSVVFKLSESAVSSLDGDRDQDKSLLSGKTRTHPLADSSDVDADVLSRSFDEDSVAGKYKQSSGDGLEGAYRIYLAGVFDASKSSTYNWVNL; encoded by the exons ATGCCTTCGACACCCTTTTCCTCTGTCCAACACAACACACACCCAGGGCtcacatcgacatcgacattgaCATCCACAGCACCATCCATGTCGTCTTCAGGCCTACCACCATCCAACGCGCTCTTCCCGGCTCTCTACCTGTACCCTTTGAACAACACATGGGCACCCAAACGTGTTGCGCTGACGAATATGCACACGAAAATCGGACGGCAGACGAGCAGCAAAACAGCGCCGGGCGAGCGAAATGGTTTTTTTGACAGCAAGGTGCTGAGTCGGCAACACGCAGAAGTGTGGGAGGAGGGTGGAaag ATATATATTAAAGATGTGAAAAGTTCGAATGGGACGTTTATCAATGGGGAGAGGCTCAGCAGCGAAGGACACAAATCGGAGCCATTCGAGCTCAAAAGCGACGACATCGTC GAATTGGGTGTCGACATTGTCGGTGAAGACAATAAGACGATCATCCATCACAAA AGCAGCCTTGCTACCCACCACGACCGCGTACGCCAGCTCGAGGGCGCTCTTGAGGCACAGGAAGGTTTACGGCGtgaggtggtggtgttgcGAGAGCTTGTGATGCGTGGCGCGAGTTCATCAGGGACATCCGGCGCGGGTTCCAGTGATTTGAGAGAGGTAAGGTTGGAGGAAGGGTCTCACAAAGAGGCAATGGGTGAAGGGCATCGTACGtgcgatgacgatgacaaaGGTGGGGAGGGCCATGAAGATGAcaacgaggaagaggaagatgacgacgacgatgcgCGTAGTGTGTCGACGATTATTCCGCACAAGCTTGAGAGcgttgaggaggagggggaggaggccGTTGCACGTACTGAGTGTGGTGaagatggcgatggcgaaCCTGATCATGAGGCGCGTGATGCGCAGCATGGAGTTGAGGATAAAGACCATTCTGTGTCTGAAATTGTTGACTCTTCGTCCCTTGATCAGGAACACGAGCACGAACAAAGTGATGAACATGGGTCGGAGGatgaggcagaggcagagaagcGAAAACAGGAGGATCTCAAGGTTGGCAAGCCCC GCAGCTCCGGTGCGAGTGGCAGcaaggacgaagaagaccGTGAATCGGGCGACAAGAAAGCAATGCCTGCACAGAAGCTCGAAGGACAAAAAGGGGTTGGACTTGTAGACGACCCTATGCGTATGCTTGCTACGCCGGAACCATCTGTCGTGTTCAAGCTCTCGGAGAGCGCTGTTTCGTCTCTCGACGGTGACCGGGATCAAGACAAGTCTCTTCTATCTGGGAAGACACGGACGCACCCACTTGCAGACTCGAGCGATGTGGACGCGGATGTGCTCTCGCGTAGCTTTGACGAAGATTCTGTTGCTGGGAAATACAAGCAATCAAGTGGAGATGGGCTAGAAGGGGCATACAGAATTTACCTTGCAGG AGTGTTTGATGCATCTAAAAGTAGTACC TATAACTGGGTTAATCTATAA